The Candidatus Roseilinea sp. genome segment GGTTGCTGCGCGACGCCGATGCGTTGATCACCGAGCGCGCCGGCAGCGTGGATCGCGCGATGCTAGAAGCAGGTCCACGCCTAAAGATCATCCAACGCATCGGCTCGCTCTACCACGACATAGACCTGGATGCCGCCCGCGAATTTCATGTGCCGGTGTGCGTGCGTCCGATTCGCGGCACCATCGCCGTGGCCGAGAACCTGATGCTGCAAATGCTGGCCGTGCTGCGCCGGGCCATGCCCCTGCAAAAGGTGTTGCACACGCCGCCGGAAGCTTTCCTTTCCTCCGGCCCGCGTCGCACCACAGAGGACGTATTCGCTTTCAACTGGAGCGGACAAACGCGCGTGAGCTTGATCTACGGCAAGACCATCGGCATCCTCGGCTTTGGCGAGATCGGCGCGGAGCTGGCGCGCCGCCTGAAGCCATGGGGCTGCCGGCTGCTCTACGCCAAGCGTCATCCGCTGCCGCGCTTCGTGGAGGAGCAGCTAGGCATTGTCTATCGTGACGCGGAGCAGGTGTTGCGCGAGAGCGATATCGTCGTGTGCCTGCTCCCCTACTTTCAGGAAACCGACCTCTGGCTGAACGCGGCACGAATCGCCATGATGAAGCCCGGCGCCTGGTTGG includes the following:
- a CDS encoding D-glycerate dehydrogenase, whose translation is MARYTVLYLCPLGKQHQAWRLSAAPAEFEVVMRRSTEVSRDEVLRLLRDADALITERAGSVDRAMLEAGPRLKIIQRIGSLYHDIDLDAAREFHVPVCVRPIRGTIAVAENLMLQMLAVLRRAMPLQKVLHTPPEAFLSSGPRRTTEDVFAFNWSGQTRVSLIYGKTIGILGFGEIGAELARRLKPWGCRLLYAKRHPLPRFVEEQLGIVYRDAEQVLRESDIVVCLLPYFQETDLWLNAARIAMMKPGAWLVEAGSGSVVDEQAVADAVRSGHLAGASFDTYEWEPIRPDNPLLRLADSDPDANIFLLPHIGSCNDSGFANEFAEFYTNVRRALNDEPLEGRVA